A genomic segment from Chanos chanos chromosome 2, fChaCha1.1, whole genome shotgun sequence encodes:
- the spg7 gene encoding paraplegin: MAALLLQQHGGKHCCKRITNSIWSLASRSTHCMSDNDRHFLRIVSRKTSVGRSSRQFSKLAAGAKKLLMFTSSHCGFAPGYSQHILNRPLGPSLLGVSRILTRNNLVTNPVGLWNILGGTNYFSTSQSRQDKREGGKGRTPEEDEEEKKRREQEDQMYRERLRTLFIIAVIMSLLNSINTSGGNISWNDFVNEMLAKGEVSRVQVVPESDIVEIYLHPGAVIFGRPRLALMYRMQVANIDKFEEKLRAAEEELNIDTKDRIPVSYKRTGFFGNALYALGMAAVGVAILWYIFRLAGMGGREGGFSAFNQLKMAKFTIVDGKSGKGVSFKDVAGMHEAKMEVKEFVDYLKNPDRYLQLGAKVPKGSLLLGPPGCGKTLLAKAVATEAQVPFLAMAGSEFVEVIGGLGAARVRSLFKEARARAPCIVYIDEIDAVGKKRSTNMSGFSNTEEEQTLNQLLVEMDGMGTTDHVIVLASTNRADILDNALMRPGRLDRHIFIDLPTLQERKEIFEQHLKILKLTQPPSFYSLRLAELTPGFSGADIANICNEAALHAAREGYKSIDTFNFEYAVERVIAGSVKKSKILSKEEQRVVAFHESGHALVGWLLEHTEAVMKVSIAPRTNAALGFAQILPKDQYLFTKEQLFERMCMALGGRASEAITFNKVTTGAQDDLRKVTRVAYSMVKQYGMVPSVGQVSFPDTQEQGAIGRRPFSHGLQQQMDHEAKMLIAKAYRHTEKLLLDNRDKLIVLANALLEREVVNYDDIEALLGPPPHGPKKMIAPQSWVEAERDKQDTGEDEPQRPQGRPRKDEEEDVNLGPV, translated from the exons ATGGCAGCGTTACTTTTGCAGCAACACGGGGGGAAACACTGTTGTAAACGGATCACGAACAGTATTTGGTCATTAGCATCTCGCAGCACACACTGCATGTCGGACAATGACAGACATTTTCTCCGTATTGTTTCACGAAAGACTTCAGTTGGCAGAAGCAGCAGACAATTTTCAAAACTTGCTGCTGGGGCAAAGAAATTGCTGATGTTCACGTCATCCCATTGTGGATTTGCACCAGGTTATTCTCAG CACATTTTAAATAGACCTCTGGGACCCAGCCTTCTAGGAGTAAGCAGAATCTTGACAAGAAACAATCTGGTAACAAATCCAGTTGGGCTTTGGAATATATTGG GTGGCACTAATTATTTCAGCACGTCTCAGTCTCGACAAGACAAGAGAGAAGGTGGCAAAGGGAGAACACCTGAGGAGGATGAAG aggagaaaaagaggcgTGAGCAGGAGGACCAGATGTACAGGGAACGTCTGCGTACGCTCTTTATCATCGCTGTTATCATGAGCTTACTCAACTCCATCAACACCAGCGGGGGCAACATCTCTTGGAATGATTTTGTCAACGAGATGTTGGCTAAAGGAGAAGTGTCCCGTGTGCAAGTGGTCCCAGAAAGTGACATAGTGGAGATCTACCTTCACCCCGGGGCTGTTATTTTCGGCCGACCC AGACTTGCTTTGATGTATCGCATGCAAGTGGCCAACATTGATAAGTTTGAGGAGAAACTGCGTGCAGCTGAGGAGGAACTGAACATAGACACAAAGGACAGGATCCCTGTGTCCTATAAGCGCACTGGCTTCTTTGGGAA TGCTCTTTATGCCCTTGGTATGGCTGCAGTTGGAGTTGCAATCCTCTGGTACATTTTCCGCCTGGCAGGGATGGGTGGGCGGGAAGGTGGTTTTAGCGCCTTT AATCAACTGAAAATGGCAAAGTTCACCATTGTCGACGGCAAGTCCGGAAAAGGTGTGAGCTTCAAAGATGTGGCAGGAATGCATGAGGCAAAAATGGAGGTGAAGGAGTTTGTTGATTACTTGAAG AATCCAGACAGATATCTCCAGCTGGGGGCCAAGGTACCCAAAGGCTCTCTGCTCCTCGGGCCTCCAGGCTGTGGAAAAACACTGTTGGCCAAAGCTGTGGCTACTGAGGCCCAGGTTCCCTTTCTTGCCATGGCAGGCTCAGAGTTTGTGGAAGTGATAGGAG GACTTGGAGCAGCGAGGGTGAGAAGTCTTTTCAAAGAGGCTCGTGCTCGAGCACCTTGCATTGTTTATATTGACGAGATTGACGCCGTTGGCAAGAAGCGATCCACCAACATGTCTGGATTCTCCAACACAGAAGAAGAGCAGACACTCAATCAGCTGCTGGTTGAGATGGACG GAATGGGAACGACAGACCATGTCATTGTCTTGGCCTCTACTAATAGAGCAGATATTCTGGACAATGCACTTATGAGACCTGGGAGACTTGACAGACACATATTCATAGATCTGCCTACACTACAG gagagaaaggagatcTTTGAGCAGCACTTAAAGATACTGAAGCTTACACAGCCGCCCAGCTTCTACTCCCTGCGTCTGGCTGAGCTTACACCGGGGTTCAGTG GAGCGGATATAGCCAACATTTGCAATGAAGCTGCCTTACATGCTGCCAGAGAGGGTTACAAGTCCATTGACACTTTTAACTTTGAGTATGCTGTGGAGAGAGTTATTGCAG GCAGTGTGAAGAAGAGTAAGATTCTGTCCAAAGAAGAGCAGAGGGTTGTAGCATTCCATGAATCTGGCCATGCTCTGGTTGGCTGGCTCCTGGAACACACTGAGGCTGTCATGAAG GTATCGATTGCTCCCAGAACCAATGCTGCTCTGGGTTTTGCCCAGATCTTACCAAAAGACCAGTACTTGTTCACCAAAGAGCAGCTGTTTGAGAGGATGTGCATGGCTCTGGGAGGAAGAGCCTCTGAAGCAATCACCTTCAACAAGGTCACCACAG GTGCCCAAGACGACCTGCGTAAGGTGACTCGGGTTGCCTACTCCATGGTGAAGCAGTACGGCATGGTGCCCAGTGTGGGACAGGTGTCCTTCCCTGACACCCAGGAGCAAGGAGCCATTGGTCGCAGGCCCTTTAGTCATGGCCTCCAGCAGCAGATGGATCAC GAAGCTAAGATGCTAATAGCCAAAGCGTACAGACATACTGAGAAGCTGCTCCTGGATAACAGAGATAAACTGATTGTG TTGGCTAATGCCCTCCTGGAACGTGAGGTGGTAAATTATGATGACATTGAGGCATTGTTGGGCCCTCCTCCCCACGGACCCAAAAAGATGATTGCCCCTCAGAGCTGGGTGGAGGCAGAGAGGGATAAACAGGACACAGGTGAGGACGAGCCGCAGAGACCCCAGGGACGCCCGAGGAAGGACGAGGAAGAGGATGTCAACCTGGGGCCAGTgtga
- the cdh15 gene encoding cadherin-15: protein MAVKVLVGLCVVLAAVCEVWSSTQSSKQDLNPAVLFPWRHRVKRDWIIPPIRVSENSKQVPEDLVQIKSDKVFTGEVIYKLEGPGVDQDPKDFFEIDDKTGWIKSKIPLDREKHKSFTLKAFALSPSGERLENPTTIEIYVLDQNDNRPVFIKEEFIGTVPEFSIPGTSVLTVSAQDADDPSTENAALSYSIIAQESIPPFSINKTMFGINNKTGVIYTRDVGLDRKVVRGFRLTLQVADMSGMGLSSTSRALIHISDINNHAPQFSPDTYTMYVIENTEMTELGRVNATDEDVPDGENWRIKYTIINGDPGENFAIRTDPVTNQGILSVVKPLDFELQAEYMLTLKAENDVPLSVKPLTEVPSKATVRIFVRNENEAPRFFKNPMQVTFPESTVPGTVLISDIAHDPDNAKLRFEINDPERLLTIDQETGQITLRKAFDIRSPHIRNNIYTATVKVTDTDASGLSATASLEITLWETNDFAPQLYPLSGIVCSNRDKEHLGLVLGAVDEDLAPHADPFTFDVYGDIASNWTISQLNETHAVLYPVIDIETGEFYIPVSVSDSGSPSLGSHARVNVTVCPCNRDGECRSMASAIFGTKMGISFIALMIIMGSAALLLLLLLLAVAVGTCRRHHIKKGGGLLVGESDDDIRDNVFNYDEQGGGEEDEDAFNIDLLRNPGDPASFAPQVSSIPKGKQPLRKDAPYYLPSPTYPRKPPADPSDIEDFINDGLDAADNDPNVPPYDTALIYDYEGDGSLAGSLSSIASTGSDGDQDYDYLNDWGPRFKKLANMYDPR from the exons ATGGCAGTTAAGGTGCTTGTGggactgtgtgtggtgctggctgctgtgtgtgag GTCTGGAGCAGCACCCAGTCCAGTAAACAGGACTTGAACCCAGCAGTGCTGTTCCCATGGCGACACAGGGTGAAGAGAGACTGGATCATCCCCCCAATCCGGGTCTCAGAAAACAGCAAACAGGTCCCAGAAGACTTGGTTCAG ATTAAATCAGACAAGGTTTTCACTGGAGAGGTGATATACAAGCTGGAGGGACCAGGAGTCGACCAGGACCCAAAAGACTTCTTTGAAATTGATGATAAAACAGGATGGATCAAGAGCAAGATACCTCTCGACAGGGAGAAGCACAAGAGCTTCACG CTCAAAGCTTTTGCCCTGTCTCCCagtggagagagactggaaaacCCCACTACCATTGAAATTTATGTGCTAGATCAGAACGACAACAGGCCAGTTTTCATCAAGGAGGAATTCATCGGCACTGTTCCTGAATTCTCTATCCCTG GTACCTCAGTGCTGACTGTCAGTGCACAGGATGCTGACGATCCATCCACAGAGAACGCAGCCTTGAGTTACTCCATCATTGCTCAGGAGAGCATTCCACCCTTCAGCATCAACAAGACCATGTTTGGCATCAACAACAAGACCGGCGTGATTTACACTCGAGACGTGGGACTGGACAGAAAG GTGGTGAGGGGCTTCAGATTGACTCTGCAGGTGGCAGACATGTCAGGGATGGGTCTGTCCAGCACAAGCCGTGCTTTGATTCACATCTCTGACATAAACAATCACGCTCCGCAGTTCTCACCAGACACG TACACCATGTATGTCatagagaacacagagatgacagagcTGGGTCGAGTAAACGCCACAGATGAAGATGTGCCTGATGGAGAGAACTGGAGGATTAAGTATACTATTATCAACGGTGATCCTGGAGAGAACTTTGCCATTCGCACAGATCCAGTCACCAACCAGGGTATTCTGTCTGTGGTAAAG CCACTTGACTTTGAGCTCCAGGCAGAGTACATGCTCACTCTAAAAGCAGAGAATGATGTTCCACTCAGTGTCAAGCCACTCACTGAGGTGCCGAGCAAAGCCACTGTGAGAATTTTTGTGCGGAATGAGAACGAAGCCCCACGCTTCTTTAAAAACCCCATGCAAGTGACATTCCCAGAGTCCACTGTACCTGGCACAGTCCTGATCTCAGATATCGCTCATGATCCAGATAATGCCAAACTCAG GTTTGAAATCAATGATCCTGAGAGACTGCTCACAATTGATCAAGAAACCGGACAAATTACGCTGAGGAAGGCTTTTGATATTCGCTCACCTCACATCAGGAATAACATTTACACTGCAACGGTCAAAGTCACGGATACAG aTGCCAGTGGTTTGTCAGCTACAGCCTCGTTGGAGATCACACTTTGGGAGACCAATGACTTTGCTCCTCAGCTGTATCCCCTGAGTGGCATTGTGTGcagtaacagagacaaagagcacCTGGGCCTGGTGCTGGGGGCTGTGGATGAAGACTTGGCACCTCATGCTGACCCTTTTACCTTTGATGTTTATGGTGACATAGCAAGCAACTGGACCATCTCCCAGCTCAATG AGACACATGCTGTCCTTTACCCCGTCATAGATATTGAGACGGGTGAGTTCTACATcccagtgtctgtgtcagactcaGGTTCTCCCTCTCTGGGATCTCACGCAAGAGTCAACGTGACCGTTTGTCCCTGCAACAGAGACGGGGAATGCAGGAGCATGGCTTCAGCTATATTTGGAACAAAAATGGGCATAAGCTTCATCGCCCTGATGATCATTATGGGCAGTGCCGCACTACTGCTGT TGCTGTTACTCTTGGCTGTGGCAGTAGGAACCTGCAGGAGGCACCACATTAAAAAGGGGGGAGGTTTGCTGGTGGGAGAGTCCGATGACGACATCCGTGACAATGTCTTTAACTATGATGAgcagggtggaggagaggaggatgag GATGCATTTAACATTGACCTGTTGAGGAATCCTGGTGATCCTGCCTCTTTTGCTCCACAAGTGTCTAGCATTCCCAAAGGCAAGCAACCACTCAGGAAAGATGCCCCCTATTACTTACCCTCCCCTACGTATCCACGGAAACCACCTGCAGACCCCAGTGACATTGAGGATTTCATTAATGAT GGCCTGGACGCTGCAGATAACGACCCAAATGTACCTCCCTATGATACAGCCCTGATCTATGACTACGAGGGTGATGGTTCGCTGGCGGGCAGCCTGAGTTCCATTGCTTCCACTGGTTCAGATGGGGACCAGGACTACGACTACCTCAATGACTGGGGACCACGCTTCAAAAAACTGGCCAACATGTATGACCCCCGCTAG